One Misgurnus anguillicaudatus chromosome 22, ASM2758022v2, whole genome shotgun sequence DNA segment encodes these proteins:
- the LOC141358840 gene encoding ester hydrolase C11orf54 homolog isoform X1 — protein MTHANKTEKFRIHLPDLKELCQVLELGLNKNFIDVKVSVADCPDLTQEPFRFPVKGLCGKPRITDVGGVPYLFPLVQEDKVYNMNTVSKEIELPGAFMLGAGAVSFKTVGMNGELMPLVLTEAEGRPVVNGSYFSSINPVDGKCVHGKYSERFDDCDFGLLANLYACEGKPGKVIEMRACRRTGGDSLVKSMRKAMEEHYKEKCVALGGTFIIQKGKAKVHIMPPEFSSCPLKTNEDVDKWLRYFEVSAPFICQSVMVSKDPGLDLRVEHTHGLSHHGEGGHYYIDTTPDTVEYLGYFLPAEFIYRIDRPTETHNVGRD, from the exons ATGACACACGCCAACAAGACTGAGAAGTTTAGGATTCATCTACCAGATCTCAAAGAGTTATGTCAGG TGCTGGAGTTGGGACTGAATAAGAATTTCATTGATGTTAAAGTATCTGTCGCCGACTGTCCAGATCTCACACAAGAGCCATTTAGGTTTCCTGTTAAAG GTCTGTGTGGAAAACCTCGCATTACTGATGTTGGAGGTGTACCTTATTTGTTTCCTCTGGTCCAAGAGGACAAG GTGTACAACATGAACACTGTGTCTAAGGAGATAGAGCTGCCTGGTGCATTTATGCTTGGTGCCGGTGCCGTCTCCTTCAAAACAGTTGGGATGAATGGAGAG TTAATGCCTCTGGTGCTGACTGAAGCTGAGGGGAGACCTGTGGTGAATGGTAGTTATTTCTCCTCCATCAACCCAGTGGACGGAAAATGTGTGCATGGGAAATACAGCGAGAGGTTCGATGACTGTGACTTTGGCCTTCTTGCAAACCTCTATGCATGTGAGGGTAAACCTGGAAAG GTCATTGAGATGAGAGCCTGTAGAAGGACTGGAGGAGACAGTCTTGTGAAATCTATGAGAAAGGCCATGGAAGAACATTATAAGGAGAAATGTGTTGCACTGGGGGGAACTTTCATCATACAAAAAGGGAAGGCAAAGGTCCACATCATG CCACCTGAATTTTCCTCTTGCCCACTGAAGACAAATGAGGATGTTGACAAATGGCTGAGATATTTTGAAGTCAGTGCCCCATTTATCTGTCAATCTGTTATGGTGTCCAAAGACCCA GGTCTTGATCTGAGAGTGGAGCATACTCATGGTTTGAGTCATCATGGTGAAGGAGGCCATTACTACATAGACACCACACCAGACACAGTGGAGTACCTGGGATATTTCCTCCCCGCGGAGTTCATCTACCGAATCGATCGACCTACTGAGACGCACAATGTTGGAAGAGATTAA
- the LOC141358840 gene encoding ester hydrolase C11orf54 homolog isoform X2 codes for MLELGLNKNFIDVKVSVADCPDLTQEPFRFPVKGLCGKPRITDVGGVPYLFPLVQEDKVYNMNTVSKEIELPGAFMLGAGAVSFKTVGMNGELMPLVLTEAEGRPVVNGSYFSSINPVDGKCVHGKYSERFDDCDFGLLANLYACEGKPGKVIEMRACRRTGGDSLVKSMRKAMEEHYKEKCVALGGTFIIQKGKAKVHIMPPEFSSCPLKTNEDVDKWLRYFEVSAPFICQSVMVSKDPGLDLRVEHTHGLSHHGEGGHYYIDTTPDTVEYLGYFLPAEFIYRIDRPTETHNVGRD; via the exons A TGCTGGAGTTGGGACTGAATAAGAATTTCATTGATGTTAAAGTATCTGTCGCCGACTGTCCAGATCTCACACAAGAGCCATTTAGGTTTCCTGTTAAAG GTCTGTGTGGAAAACCTCGCATTACTGATGTTGGAGGTGTACCTTATTTGTTTCCTCTGGTCCAAGAGGACAAG GTGTACAACATGAACACTGTGTCTAAGGAGATAGAGCTGCCTGGTGCATTTATGCTTGGTGCCGGTGCCGTCTCCTTCAAAACAGTTGGGATGAATGGAGAG TTAATGCCTCTGGTGCTGACTGAAGCTGAGGGGAGACCTGTGGTGAATGGTAGTTATTTCTCCTCCATCAACCCAGTGGACGGAAAATGTGTGCATGGGAAATACAGCGAGAGGTTCGATGACTGTGACTTTGGCCTTCTTGCAAACCTCTATGCATGTGAGGGTAAACCTGGAAAG GTCATTGAGATGAGAGCCTGTAGAAGGACTGGAGGAGACAGTCTTGTGAAATCTATGAGAAAGGCCATGGAAGAACATTATAAGGAGAAATGTGTTGCACTGGGGGGAACTTTCATCATACAAAAAGGGAAGGCAAAGGTCCACATCATG CCACCTGAATTTTCCTCTTGCCCACTGAAGACAAATGAGGATGTTGACAAATGGCTGAGATATTTTGAAGTCAGTGCCCCATTTATCTGTCAATCTGTTATGGTGTCCAAAGACCCA GGTCTTGATCTGAGAGTGGAGCATACTCATGGTTTGAGTCATCATGGTGAAGGAGGCCATTACTACATAGACACCACACCAGACACAGTGGAGTACCTGGGATATTTCCTCCCCGCGGAGTTCATCTACCGAATCGATCGACCTACTGAGACGCACAATGTTGGAAGAGATTAA